From Methanocella paludicola SANAE, a single genomic window includes:
- a CDS encoding glycosyltransferase, with protein sequence MTKICIVGPSKKFLSGISYYTIRLANSLADGYGVSVVNFRDLLPKFMFPGSKHVGKDLSDLDYRSDVKVFNGMDYNNPLTWYGAYQFLKREAPDVVILQWWTSSVAHMHLIISLFSTRAKTVLEFHEVVDPLEESILPIRLYSRAMGRLLVRRAAQYVTHSESDKKLVVSKYRIPEEKVQVIPHGLYDQYRQVPQAEARQKLGLDSEYVILTFGLIRPYKGIPNLIKAFGDMPADIANSSRLLIAGEIWEDREAVTQAIASSPYRDRITLVDSYIPDDSIPLYFNAADVVSLPYLRASQSGVAHIAMAFGKPIVVSKVGGLEESMADYAGTLFVPPGDVGAIRDALVRVYAEKPGPYEPPKRGWDTIREKYGALISTLRPVGRYHDKV encoded by the coding sequence ATGACCAAAATCTGCATCGTGGGTCCCTCGAAAAAGTTCCTGAGCGGCATCAGCTATTATACGATACGCCTGGCGAACTCGCTCGCCGACGGCTACGGCGTCTCGGTCGTCAATTTCAGGGATCTATTGCCGAAGTTCATGTTCCCCGGGAGCAAGCACGTGGGCAAGGACCTCTCCGACCTGGACTACCGAAGCGATGTAAAGGTCTTCAACGGCATGGACTACAACAACCCGCTGACATGGTATGGCGCGTACCAGTTCTTAAAGCGAGAAGCCCCCGACGTGGTCATCCTCCAGTGGTGGACCTCATCGGTAGCACACATGCATCTCATCATAAGCCTTTTTTCCACCAGGGCGAAGACCGTGCTCGAGTTCCACGAGGTCGTCGACCCGCTCGAGGAGTCCATCCTGCCCATAAGGCTATACTCCCGGGCCATGGGCCGGCTCCTGGTGAGAAGGGCCGCGCAATACGTGACCCACTCCGAGTCGGATAAAAAGCTCGTCGTCTCAAAGTACCGCATACCCGAGGAGAAAGTGCAGGTCATCCCGCACGGCCTGTATGACCAGTACAGGCAGGTGCCGCAGGCAGAGGCCCGGCAAAAGCTCGGGCTGGACAGCGAATACGTGATCCTGACGTTCGGGCTCATCCGCCCCTACAAGGGCATACCTAACCTCATTAAGGCCTTCGGCGACATGCCGGCCGATATCGCGAACAGCTCCAGGCTCCTGATCGCCGGGGAGATATGGGAGGACAGGGAGGCGGTCACGCAGGCCATCGCGAGCAGCCCCTACCGGGACCGCATCACGCTCGTGGACTCCTATATCCCGGACGATTCCATTCCGCTATACTTCAACGCGGCGGACGTGGTGTCGCTGCCATACCTGAGGGCATCGCAGAGCGGCGTCGCCCACATTGCCATGGCCTTCGGCAAGCCCATCGTCGTGTCAAAGGTGGGAGGGCTCGAGGAATCCATGGCCGACTACGCGGGCACGTTGTTCGTGCCTCCCGGCGATGTGGGCGCGATCAGGGACGCCCTCGTGCGGGTGTACGCCGAAAAGCCGGGACCGTACGAGCCTCCGAAGCGCGGCTGGGACACGATCAGGGAAAAATACGGGGCCCTCATCTCCACGCTGCGGCCGGTTGGACGATATCACGATAAAGTTTAA